A stretch of DNA from Candidatus Bathyarchaeota archaeon:
GATTGCCTCTAGGGCTCTATGCATAGCTCTCTCCATCGCTAATTGATCCTTATAGCTGGAGGTTATATCGCTAAGCGACCGAGTGAGGATCTCAGCTCTTAAGTACTCCACGTTTCTCCTAAGTTCAGCGATCCTTGACTCCACGATTGATGAATCCACCTTTGGGTTTGGATTAAGATTCATCCATGTCCTCAATTCGATTTTGAAGTCGGGATACTTTACTAGAAGAGTTTCAATTAACTCATGTTCAACTTCCTCGCTGCCCACGATCTTCATACCATACCTAATGATGTTGTATAGTAGAGATTGGGGCGCTCTCTCCATATCGACGAGGTTCACCATATCCTCATTTATGCTCAGTTTACTAGCCGTTTCAGCGAGTATGCTTCCAAGGGCATAGAGCTTCTCATCGGGGTCTTTGTCTTTTAATAAGATGGCAACATCAACATCATGCAGACTATAACTCTTCTCTACAACCGAGCCAAAAAGATAAGCTAGTGAAACGTCTCCCCTCTTACTAAGCACCTCACATAAGCACTTAAACACGTTATCCTTTTCTAAGACCACCAATCAAAGATCCACCAGATCCTCTGCATTTCTTAAGATGTTGATACAATTTGAGGTTTCCTATCTCGAACATTACTGTGTGTGCCGTCCGTGTGTTTCGAGGCGAGTAGTCTTACCTTAAGTATCGGCTGAATAGAAACGCTAGAATCGACAGAATAGATACAATTATCAAGATCGGGGAAGTTGCAAAGTAGAAGTTGTTATGGCGGTAAACGTATACTAAAATTGGGGGAAGCTTCTCAATCGCTGGGGCATACTTCACGATGAATGGTATCAGAATGAAAAGGACGCCGAGGGCGATCATGATTAAACCGATCCAAGTGAAGGGGTAATACCACTCACTACTCGCCATCCTAGAGTTCACCGTTTTCAAGTCAGAGTCACGTAGAAATAAATTAATCTATCGTCAACTATGCCGAGCACCATTCTGAATTTGTGCACCATTTTATTTTGGAATCCTTTCAGGCTAACCTAAAAGAAGGAAACCTACATACTGAAGGCGTAGAATAAATTGGGATGGCAATACTATCGCCAATTAAAACAAATTAAATATCATAAGCGAACAAGAGTAAAAATTCGGCAGTGTGAGTTATGATAGCTGACAGGACAGGTTATGGAATATTTTTGTCTCTGCGTAATTTCGCTAGCTGCTTGTGCTCATTTCTTTTGGGTGTTGCCTCTGGGTTTGCGATTTCAACACTTAGCCTCCAAGTACAGGTATCCTATACAGCTTTCTTCCAAGTTAGGATAGCTCCGGCGTACGCTGTTTACGCAGTGTTCGGGCCGGTTGGTCTTATCGCGATTACGGCTTTGAATAACTTTCTTCTAGTTTTAGCCGCCTACTATGTGCCCATCCTATACGGAATTTACCAAATTAAATATTATAAGAAGCATTTGAATAAATTTCAAGGAATGAAATACTTGAGGCTTGGAGTGTTTTTCCCTGCCTTTAAATCCCTCAACCCTCTAGAGCGAGATCTTTATCTCGGGTTAACTTTGTACAGTCTGGTGTTATCGTTTTCGATTGGAGTCTTGAGCATAGGTTTTTTCTTAGGTTCAATCATGGCTTTAGGACGTTTCAACGTCTTCATTTGGTATCTAACCTATAGCATCCCTCATGGACTCCCAGAGTTCTTTACCATAATCCTTGCCTGCTCGTCTGGGCTGGGATTGAGAGATTTCCTCATTTTAAACTATCCTAAAAATGATTTGAAAACAATGGAAGAGCGATTGAGAAAACGCGTTAGGTTAAGGTACGCGATTTTTTACTTAACAATCTGTTTGGCATTTTTATTCTTTGCGGCTCTCTTAGAATACTATGTGTCAGTAACCTTCGCGAACTTAATGACACATAATATCTTGAAGCTCTTAAAATCCCTTCAGAGTAAAGGATAATGTAATTTCGGTGTAACAAGTTAGCCCTAAACGAAATGATGTGCGATGTCAAGCAAGAATATGGGACTGGCGTTAGCAAATAAAATTTTATTGGCGCTTGTTTTCCTTGCAGCCTTAGCTATCCGCTACTTTGCTTTTGAAGGCTATCTGATATCTGGCACTGACCCAGCTCGGCACTTGATGTTTATTCAAAATAACGTTCTTACGGGTTC
This window harbors:
- a CDS encoding DUF86 domain-containing protein; this encodes MVVLEKDNVFKCLCEVLSKRGDVSLAYLFGSVVEKSYSLHDVDVAILLKDKDPDEKLYALGSILAETASKLSINEDMVNLVDMERAPQSLLYNIIRYGMKIVGSEEVEHELIETLLVKYPDFKIELRTWMNLNPNPKVDSSIVESRIAELRRNVEYLRAEILTRSLSDITSSYKDQLAMERAMHRALEAIFDLCRHLISVHNLGLAESYAEYPKRLAENNLMPKDLAEDLMRFIGIRNMLVHRYLELDYSVLYNAVRHLVEEVFPKFVEWISNFMKR
- a CDS encoding stage II sporulation protein M, whose translation is MGVASGFAISTLSLQVQVSYTAFFQVRIAPAYAVYAVFGPVGLIAITALNNFLLVLAAYYVPILYGIYQIKYYKKHLNKFQGMKYLRLGVFFPAFKSLNPLERDLYLGLTLYSLVLSFSIGVLSIGFFLGSIMALGRFNVFIWYLTYSIPHGLPEFFTIILACSSGLGLRDFLILNYPKNDLKTMEERLRKRVRLRYAIFYLTICLAFLFFAALLEYYVSVTFANLMTHNILKLLKSLQSKG